One window of Pseudomonas sp. FP198 genomic DNA carries:
- a CDS encoding enoyl-CoA hydratase/isomerase family protein, translated as MTVQVSSQAASSIETAPYEVLVDVRNHIGHLTLNRPAGLNALTLGMVRSLQQQLDSWATDSQIRAVVLRGAGDKAFCAGGDIRSLYDSHKQGDTLHEDFFVEEYTLDLTIHHYRKPILALMDGFVLGGGMGLVQGADLRVVTERSRLGMPEVGIGYFPDVGGSYFLPRIPGELGIYLGVSGVQIRAADALYCGLADWYLDSQKITQLDERLDRLDWRDSPLKDLQSLLAKMAVQQLPAPPLADLRPAIDHFFALPNVPSMVEQLRQVTVANSHEWALKTAELLETRSPLAMAVTLEMLRRGRHLSLEDCFALELHLDRQWFARGDLIEGVRALLIDKDKNPRWNPPTLEALDADHVASFFDGFDYHGN; from the coding sequence ATGACAGTTCAGGTTTCATCCCAAGCTGCGAGCAGCATCGAAACCGCGCCTTACGAGGTGTTGGTCGACGTTCGCAACCACATCGGTCACCTGACCCTGAACCGCCCCGCCGGCCTGAATGCCCTGACCCTGGGCATGGTGCGCAGCTTGCAGCAGCAACTCGATAGCTGGGCCACCGATTCGCAGATCCGCGCCGTTGTCTTGCGCGGTGCCGGCGACAAGGCGTTTTGTGCGGGCGGCGATATCCGCTCGCTGTACGACAGCCACAAGCAGGGCGACACGCTGCACGAAGACTTCTTCGTCGAGGAATACACCCTCGACCTGACTATCCACCATTACCGCAAACCGATCCTCGCCTTGATGGACGGTTTCGTGCTGGGCGGCGGCATGGGTCTGGTGCAAGGCGCCGACCTGCGGGTGGTGACCGAGCGCAGCCGACTGGGCATGCCCGAGGTCGGCATTGGCTATTTCCCGGATGTCGGCGGCAGCTATTTCCTGCCGCGCATTCCAGGTGAACTGGGTATCTACCTGGGCGTCAGCGGGGTGCAGATCCGCGCTGCCGACGCGCTGTACTGCGGGCTGGCCGACTGGTATCTCGATAGCCAGAAAATCACCCAGCTCGATGAACGTCTCGACCGCCTCGACTGGCGCGATTCACCGCTCAAGGACCTGCAAAGCCTGCTGGCGAAGATGGCGGTCCAACAGTTGCCGGCCCCGCCCCTGGCCGACCTGCGGCCGGCCATCGACCATTTCTTCGCCCTGCCGAATGTACCGAGCATGGTCGAGCAGTTGCGCCAGGTCACGGTCGCCAACAGCCACGAGTGGGCGCTGAAGACCGCCGAGCTGCTGGAAACCCGCTCGCCCCTGGCGATGGCGGTGACCCTCGAAATGCTGCGACGCGGCCGGCACCTGAGCCTGGAAGACTGTTTTGCCCTGGAGCTGCACCTGGACCGGCAATGGTTCGCGCGCGGCGACCTGATCGAGGGCGTACGTGCCCTGCTGATCGATAAAGACAAGAACCCGCGCTGGAACCCACCGACCCTGGAGGCGCTGGACGCCGACCATGTGGCGAGTTTCTTCGACGGCTTCGACTACCACGGGAATTGA
- a CDS encoding acyl-CoA dehydrogenase, producing the protein MLATDEQTQIRDMARQFAQERLKPFAAEWDREHRFPKEAIAEMAELGFFGMLVPEQWGGCDTGYLAYAMTLEEIAAGDGACSTIMSVHNSVGCVPILKFGTDEQKARFLTPLASGAMLGAFALTEPQAGSDASSLKTRARLEGDHYVLNGCKQFITSGQNAGVVIVFAVTDPSAGKRGISAFIVPTDSPGYSVARVEDKLGQHASDTCQILFEDVKVPVANRLGEEGDGYRIALANLEGGRVGIAAQSVGMARAAFEAARDYARERQSFGKPIIEHQAVAFRLADMATQIAVARQMVHYAAALRDAGQPALVEASMAKLFASEMAEKVCSMALQTLGGYGYLNDFPLERIYRDVRVCQIYEGTSDIQRMVISRNL; encoded by the coding sequence ATGCTTGCCACTGATGAACAGACCCAGATCCGCGACATGGCCCGGCAATTCGCCCAGGAACGCTTGAAGCCGTTCGCCGCCGAATGGGACCGTGAGCACCGCTTCCCCAAGGAGGCCATCGCTGAAATGGCCGAGCTGGGCTTTTTCGGCATGTTGGTGCCGGAGCAGTGGGGCGGCTGTGACACGGGTTACCTGGCCTATGCGATGACCCTGGAGGAAATCGCCGCCGGCGACGGTGCCTGCTCGACGATCATGAGCGTGCACAACTCGGTGGGCTGCGTGCCGATCCTCAAGTTCGGCACCGACGAGCAAAAGGCCCGTTTCCTCACGCCGCTGGCCAGTGGCGCGATGCTCGGCGCTTTTGCCCTGACCGAGCCCCAGGCTGGCTCCGACGCCAGCAGCCTGAAGACGCGGGCGCGGCTGGAGGGCGATCATTACGTGCTCAACGGTTGCAAACAGTTCATCACGTCCGGGCAGAACGCTGGCGTGGTCATTGTGTTTGCCGTCACCGACCCGAGCGCCGGCAAGCGTGGCATCAGTGCGTTCATTGTGCCCACCGATTCGCCGGGCTACAGCGTCGCACGGGTCGAGGACAAACTCGGCCAGCATGCTTCCGACACCTGCCAGATTCTCTTCGAGGACGTGAAGGTGCCGGTGGCCAATCGTCTCGGGGAGGAGGGCGATGGCTACAGGATCGCCCTGGCGAACCTCGAAGGCGGGCGAGTCGGCATCGCGGCGCAGTCGGTGGGCATGGCCCGCGCGGCGTTCGAAGCCGCTCGCGACTATGCCCGTGAACGCCAGAGCTTCGGCAAGCCGATCATCGAGCATCAGGCCGTGGCGTTCCGCCTGGCCGACATGGCGACCCAGATCGCCGTGGCGCGGCAGATGGTGCACTACGCCGCCGCGCTGCGCGATGCCGGCCAGCCGGCGCTCGTAGAGGCGTCCATGGCCAAGCTGTTCGCCTCGGAAATGGCCGAGAAGGTCTGCTCCATGGCCTTGCAAACCCTCGGTGGCTACGGTTACCTCAACGATTTCCCGCTGGAGCGCATTTACCGCGACGTGCGGGTCTGTCAGATCTACGAAGGCACCAGCGACATTCAGCGCATGGTCATTTCGCGCAACCTTTGA
- a CDS encoding SDR family NAD(P)-dependent oxidoreductase codes for MQIDNKIFLVSGGASGLGAATGEMLVKAGAKVMLVDLNADAVAAQAQKLGCRSVVADISNEAAAEAAVKATVDAFGGLNGLVNCAGIVRGEKILGKNGPHALASFSQVINVNLIGSFNLLRLAAAAIAETEANADGERGVIINTASVAAFDGQIGQAAYAASKGAIASLTLPAARELARFGIRVMTIAPGIFETPMMAGMTPEVRDSLAAGVPFPPRLGKPAEYAALVRHIIENSMLNGEVIRLDGALRMAAK; via the coding sequence ATGCAGATCGACAACAAGATTTTCCTCGTCAGCGGCGGTGCTTCCGGCCTCGGTGCGGCCACCGGCGAAATGCTCGTCAAGGCCGGCGCCAAGGTGATGCTGGTGGACCTCAACGCCGATGCGGTGGCCGCCCAGGCGCAAAAGCTCGGTTGCCGGAGCGTGGTCGCCGACATCAGTAACGAAGCCGCCGCCGAAGCGGCAGTCAAGGCCACGGTGGATGCGTTTGGTGGCTTGAATGGCCTGGTCAATTGCGCAGGCATCGTGCGCGGCGAAAAGATCCTCGGCAAGAACGGTCCTCACGCGCTCGCCAGCTTCAGCCAAGTGATCAACGTCAACCTGATCGGCAGCTTCAACCTGCTGCGCCTGGCCGCTGCGGCCATTGCCGAAACCGAGGCCAATGCCGACGGCGAACGTGGGGTGATCATCAATACCGCCTCGGTAGCAGCCTTCGACGGTCAGATCGGCCAGGCCGCCTACGCGGCGTCCAAGGGCGCGATTGCCAGCCTGACCCTGCCAGCCGCCCGTGAACTGGCGCGCTTCGGTATCCGCGTAATGACCATCGCTCCAGGGATCTTCGAAACCCCGATGATGGCCGGCATGACGCCGGAAGTACGTGACTCCCTGGCCGCCGGCGTGCCATTCCCACCGCGCCTGGGCAAACCCGCCGAGTACGCCGCGCTGGTCCGGCATATCATTGAAAACAGCATGCTCAACGGCGAGGTGATCCGTCTCGACGGCGCCTTGCGCATGGCCGCCAAATAG
- a CDS encoding enoyl-CoA hydratase: MSYETILLEIKDRVGLITLNRPQALNALNAQIVSELNQALDRLEADPKIGCIVLTGSKKAFAAGADIKEMAELTYPQIYLDDLFSDSDRLANRRKPIIAAVNGFALGGGCELALMCDFILAGDNARFGQPEINLGVLPGMGGTQRLTRAVGKAKAMEMCLTGRFIDAVEAERCGIVARIVPADELLDEALKTAALIASKSVPISMMVKESVNRAFEVSLSEGVRFERRVFHAAFATLDQKEGMAAFVAKRAAEFQDK, from the coding sequence ATGAGCTACGAAACGATTTTATTGGAGATCAAGGACCGTGTCGGCCTGATCACGCTCAACCGTCCCCAGGCGCTGAACGCCCTGAATGCGCAGATTGTCAGCGAGCTGAACCAGGCGCTGGACCGCCTGGAGGCGGATCCGAAGATTGGTTGCATCGTCCTGACCGGCTCGAAAAAAGCCTTTGCCGCCGGCGCCGATATCAAGGAGATGGCCGAACTGACCTATCCGCAGATCTACCTGGACGATCTGTTCAGCGACAGCGACCGGCTTGCCAATCGCCGCAAGCCGATCATCGCGGCGGTGAACGGTTTTGCCTTGGGCGGCGGCTGCGAACTCGCCCTGATGTGCGACTTCATCCTGGCCGGTGACAACGCCAGGTTCGGCCAGCCGGAAATCAACCTCGGCGTGCTGCCGGGCATGGGCGGCACCCAGCGCCTGACCCGTGCGGTGGGCAAGGCCAAGGCCATGGAAATGTGCCTGACCGGGCGCTTCATCGACGCGGTGGAAGCCGAGCGTTGCGGCATCGTGGCGCGCATCGTTCCGGCTGATGAGCTGCTGGACGAAGCCCTGAAAACCGCGGCCTTGATCGCCTCCAAATCGGTGCCCATCAGCATGATGGTCAAGGAGAGCGTCAACCGCGCCTTCGAAGTCAGCCTGTCCGAAGGCGTGCGCTTCGAACGCCGGGTATTCCACGCGGCGTTCGCCACGCTGGATCAGAAAGAAGGCATGGCGGCGTTCGTGGCCAAACGCGCGGCGGAGTTTCAGGACAAGTAA
- a CDS encoding acyl-CoA dehydrogenase family protein — MHDLELTEEQVMIRDMARDFARGEIAPHAQAWEKAGWIDDGLVAKMGELGLLGMVVPEEWGGTYVDYVAYALAVEEISAGDGATGALMSIHNSVGCGPVLNFGSDEQKRTWLADLASGQAIGCFCLTEPQAGSEAHNLRTRAELKEGQWVINGAKQFVSNGKRAKLAIVFAVTDPELGKKGISAFLVPTDTPGFIVDRTEHKMGIRASDTCAVTLSNCAIPEANLLGARGKGLAIALSNLEGGRIGIAAQALGIARAAFEAALAYSRDRVQFDKPIIEHQSIANLLADMHTRLNAARLLILHAARLRSAGKPCLSEASQAKLFASEMAEKVCSSAIQIHGGYGYLEDYPVERYYRDARITQIYEGSSEIQRMVIARELRHYLV, encoded by the coding sequence ATGCACGACCTTGAGCTGACCGAAGAACAAGTGATGATCCGCGACATGGCCCGTGATTTCGCCCGTGGTGAAATCGCGCCCCACGCCCAGGCCTGGGAAAAAGCCGGCTGGATCGACGATGGGCTGGTGGCGAAGATGGGCGAACTGGGCCTGCTGGGCATGGTGGTGCCCGAGGAATGGGGCGGTACCTATGTCGACTACGTGGCCTATGCCCTGGCGGTAGAGGAAATCTCGGCAGGTGACGGTGCTACCGGAGCACTGATGAGCATCCACAACTCCGTAGGTTGCGGGCCGGTACTGAATTTCGGCAGCGATGAGCAGAAACGGACGTGGCTGGCGGATCTCGCCAGCGGCCAGGCCATCGGCTGCTTCTGCCTGACCGAACCACAGGCCGGCTCCGAGGCGCACAACCTGCGTACGCGGGCGGAACTGAAAGAGGGGCAATGGGTAATCAACGGCGCGAAGCAGTTCGTCAGCAATGGCAAGCGCGCCAAGCTGGCGATCGTGTTTGCCGTGACGGATCCGGAGCTTGGTAAAAAAGGCATTTCGGCGTTCCTGGTGCCCACCGACACGCCCGGTTTCATCGTTGACCGCACCGAGCACAAGATGGGTATTCGTGCGTCGGACACCTGTGCCGTCACGCTGAGCAATTGCGCCATTCCTGAAGCCAATCTGCTGGGCGCACGGGGCAAAGGCCTGGCCATCGCCCTGTCCAACCTCGAAGGCGGGCGGATCGGCATTGCCGCCCAGGCCCTGGGCATCGCCCGTGCGGCATTCGAAGCGGCGCTGGCCTATTCCCGGGATCGGGTGCAGTTCGACAAACCGATCATCGAACACCAGAGCATCGCCAATCTGCTGGCCGACATGCACACCCGCCTGAACGCCGCTCGCCTGCTGATCCTGCATGCCGCGCGGCTGCGCAGCGCCGGCAAGCCATGCCTGTCGGAAGCATCGCAAGCCAAGCTGTTCGCCTCGGAAATGGCCGAGAAGGTCTGCTCCTCGGCGATTCAGATCCATGGCGGCTATGGCTATCTTGAGGATTACCCGGTGGAGCGCTACTACCGCGACGCGCGGATCACCCAGATCTACGAAGGGTCAAGCGAGATTCAGCGGATGGTGATTGCCCGGGAGCTCAGGCACTACCTGGTGTGA
- a CDS encoding HPP family protein: MLARWFPAAINTRPTEWSRAAIGMALGTLFSVWLCGQVFGLEVAQHLIGPLGASAVLLFAVSSGALAQPWSIFGGYLCASVVALLVAHVLGRTLRSACLAAGMALVLMCWLRCLHPPAGALAATLVLADASIVALDWQALGAAMLAGTGLLVFALAYNNLTRVRYPRRASEPVAVIPADHPPVDRQAITAEDLKLALEEMEAFFDVTPEDLEQLIHASERHAKRRSITEVLSGRG, from the coding sequence ATGCTTGCTCGCTGGTTCCCCGCTGCTATCAATACCCGCCCCACCGAATGGAGTCGCGCCGCCATCGGCATGGCCCTTGGCACCCTGTTCAGTGTCTGGCTCTGTGGCCAGGTATTCGGTCTTGAAGTGGCACAACACCTGATCGGCCCGCTCGGTGCCTCGGCCGTGCTGTTGTTTGCCGTGTCATCCGGGGCCCTGGCCCAACCCTGGTCGATCTTCGGTGGTTATCTGTGCGCATCGGTCGTGGCGTTGCTGGTCGCCCATGTGCTCGGCCGCACGCTGCGTAGCGCATGCCTGGCGGCCGGCATGGCGTTGGTGCTGATGTGTTGGCTGCGTTGCCTGCATCCACCGGCCGGTGCACTGGCGGCAACGCTGGTGCTGGCGGACGCATCCATCGTCGCCCTCGACTGGCAGGCGCTTGGCGCCGCCATGCTGGCCGGCACCGGCCTGCTCGTCTTCGCATTGGCCTACAACAACCTTACGCGGGTGCGCTATCCCAGGCGTGCCAGCGAGCCGGTAGCGGTGATTCCCGCCGACCATCCCCCCGTCGATCGCCAGGCGATCACCGCCGAAGACTTGAAACTTGCGCTTGAGGAAATGGAAGCATTCTTCGACGTAACTCCCGAGGATCTCGAACAATTGATCCACGCCAGCGAGCGGCATGCCAAGCGTCGCAGCATCACCGAGGTGCTGTCGGGTCGCGGCTGA
- a CDS encoding UDP-glucose/GDP-mannose dehydrogenase family protein yields MKISVFGSGYVGLVQAVVLAEVGHDVVCMDIDEQKIELLRQGQVSIYEPGLATLVREGLEAGRLRFTCDEQVAVQHGQVLFIAVGTPSREDGSADLRQVLAVGDAVARHREQPIVVVEKSTVPVGTGDILRAHIDRCLLKAGRLLQFDIVSNPEFLKEGSAVADCRRPDRIVIGCEREEVRETMRDLYAPFNRNHDRILFMDVRSAELTKYAANGMLATKISFINQIAELAEHLGADIESVRQGIGADSRIGYHFIYPGCGYGGSCFPKDMRALIHTAEQARCSSDLLQAVETINQRQKHKLFERIQAFYQGDLRGKTFALWGLAFKPNTDDMRDAPSRTLLEALWSAGASVRAFDPEAMQQTQLLYPNEAKLMLMGTPESVLAGSDALIICTEWQSFKAPDFQLLQQRLKAPVIFDGRNLYDPDRMADKGFSYFPMGRGQSCELPIAQQSWPRARSA; encoded by the coding sequence ATGAAAATCAGTGTGTTCGGCAGTGGTTACGTTGGATTGGTGCAAGCCGTCGTGTTGGCTGAGGTCGGTCATGACGTGGTGTGCATGGACATCGATGAGCAGAAGATCGAGCTCTTGCGTCAGGGCCAGGTGAGCATTTACGAACCGGGCCTGGCGACGCTGGTGCGCGAGGGCCTGGAAGCCGGGCGTTTGCGCTTTACCTGTGATGAACAGGTTGCGGTGCAGCATGGGCAGGTCCTGTTCATTGCCGTGGGAACCCCCTCCAGGGAGGACGGCTCGGCGGATTTGCGCCAGGTCCTCGCCGTGGGTGACGCGGTCGCCCGCCATCGCGAACAGCCCATTGTTGTCGTGGAGAAATCCACCGTGCCGGTGGGCACCGGCGACATCCTGCGGGCGCACATCGATCGATGCCTGCTCAAGGCCGGTCGCCTGCTGCAGTTCGATATTGTCTCCAATCCGGAATTTCTCAAGGAAGGCTCGGCGGTCGCCGATTGCCGCCGCCCGGATCGCATCGTGATCGGCTGCGAGCGTGAGGAAGTACGCGAAACCATGCGCGACCTGTATGCGCCGTTCAACCGCAACCACGACCGGATCCTGTTCATGGACGTGCGCAGCGCGGAGCTAACCAAATACGCCGCCAACGGCATGCTGGCGACCAAGATCAGCTTCATCAACCAGATCGCCGAACTGGCCGAACACCTGGGCGCAGATATCGAGTCGGTGCGCCAGGGTATCGGCGCCGACTCGCGCATCGGCTATCACTTCATCTACCCAGGCTGCGGCTACGGCGGTTCATGTTTCCCCAAGGACATGCGCGCCTTGATCCACACGGCCGAACAGGCGCGTTGCTCCAGCGATCTGCTGCAAGCGGTGGAAACCATCAACCAGCGGCAAAAACACAAGTTGTTCGAACGCATCCAGGCCTTCTACCAGGGTGACCTGCGGGGCAAGACCTTTGCGCTGTGGGGCCTGGCCTTCAAGCCCAACACCGACGACATGCGCGACGCGCCCAGTCGCACCCTGCTGGAAGCACTGTGGTCCGCCGGGGCCAGCGTCCGGGCGTTTGATCCGGAGGCCATGCAACAGACCCAACTGCTCTATCCCAATGAAGCGAAACTGATGCTCATGGGCACGCCGGAATCGGTGCTGGCCGGGTCCGACGCGTTGATCATCTGCACCGAATGGCAGTCGTTCAAGGCGCCGGATTTCCAGCTGCTCCAGCAACGCCTCAAGGCACCGGTGATTTTTGACGGGCGCAACCTCTATGACCCGGATCGCATGGCCGACAAAGGCTTCAGCTATTTCCCGATGGGCCGGGGGCAATCCTGCGAATTACCCATCGCGCAGCAGTCGTGGCCGCGAGCCAGAAGTGCTTGA
- a CDS encoding LysR family transcriptional regulator encodes MNIKFLETFVWVARLKSFRLTAEKLFTTQASISSRIAALEDELGVRLFVRDSKGVSLTSEGQRVLEYAERIMDTMHSMKAVIKDPRQVRGRIRIGAMDTVIHTWLSPLVTRLMECYPALEIELSADTASNLCTQLEKGYQDIIFQTDILRLDSVRNALLTRYPMHWVVRSGSSYDRHYASLDELSQERIVTFSRNSRPHQDLLNMLHSANIVSPRINCVNSASAITRLVRDGFGIGAMPAALVVGELHQGSLTLVDGVPLPSVMDIVASWRTGAGMERVEDIVSLTREVVDDYVGQLPAPYRLVVSEAPANCQ; translated from the coding sequence ATGAATATCAAGTTTCTGGAAACCTTCGTCTGGGTCGCCCGCCTGAAGAGCTTTCGCCTCACGGCGGAAAAGCTGTTCACCACCCAGGCGTCGATTTCCAGCCGGATCGCGGCCCTGGAAGACGAGTTGGGCGTGCGTCTGTTCGTGCGTGACTCCAAGGGCGTATCGCTGACCTCCGAGGGCCAGCGGGTGCTGGAATATGCCGAGCGCATCATGGACACCATGCACAGCATGAAAGCCGTGATCAAGGACCCGCGCCAGGTACGCGGGCGGATTCGCATCGGCGCGATGGACACGGTGATCCATACCTGGCTCAGCCCGTTGGTCACGCGCCTGATGGAATGCTACCCGGCGCTGGAAATCGAATTGTCGGCCGACACCGCGAGCAACCTGTGCACGCAACTGGAGAAAGGCTACCAGGACATCATTTTCCAGACCGACATCCTGCGCCTCGACAGCGTGCGCAATGCGCTCCTGACGCGTTATCCGATGCACTGGGTGGTGCGCAGCGGTTCATCCTATGACCGCCACTACGCATCGCTGGACGAACTGTCCCAGGAGCGCATCGTGACCTTCTCGCGCAACTCCCGGCCCCATCAGGATCTGCTGAACATGTTGCACTCGGCCAACATCGTCTCGCCACGGATCAATTGCGTGAACTCCGCCTCGGCGATCACCCGACTGGTGCGTGACGGCTTTGGTATCGGCGCCATGCCGGCAGCGCTGGTGGTAGGCGAATTGCACCAGGGCAGCTTGACGCTGGTGGACGGCGTGCCGCTGCCGTCGGTCATGGATATCGTGGCCAGCTGGCGGACCGGCGCGGGCATGGAGCGGGTCGAAGACATCGTCAGCCTGACGCGGGAGGTGGTGGACGACTACGTGGGGCAATTGCCGGCGCCGTACCGGTTGGTGGTAAGCGAGGCCCCGGCGAACTGTCAGTGA
- a CDS encoding acetyl-CoA C-acyltransferase, whose protein sequence is MYNDPIVIVSAVRTPMGGFQGELKSLSAPQLGSAAIKAAVERAGISPQAVEEVLFGCVLAAGQGQAPARQAALGAGLDKSTRCTTLNKMCGSGMEAAILAHDMLVAGSAEVVVAGGMESMSNAPYLLDRARSGLRMGHGKVLDHMFLDGLEDAYDKGRLMGTFAEDCAETNGYSREAQDAFAIASTTRAQQAIKDGSFDAEIVPVQVMVGKEQVTIRHDEQPPKARIDKIATLKPAFRDGGTVTAANASSISDGAAALVLMRQSQAQQRGLKPLAVIHGHAAFADAPGLFPTAPIGAVKKLLSKTGWSLDEVDLFEVNEAFAVVGLVTMDKLEIPHDKVNVHGGACALGHPIGASGARILVTLLSALRQKGLKRGVAAICIGGGEATAMAVECLY, encoded by the coding sequence ATGTACAACGATCCGATTGTCATTGTCAGCGCCGTCCGCACCCCGATGGGCGGCTTCCAGGGCGAGCTGAAAAGCCTCAGCGCGCCGCAGCTGGGTTCCGCCGCCATCAAGGCCGCCGTGGAGCGGGCCGGCATTTCGCCGCAAGCGGTTGAAGAAGTGCTGTTCGGTTGCGTGCTCGCCGCAGGGCAGGGCCAGGCACCGGCACGCCAGGCGGCGCTGGGCGCCGGGCTCGACAAATCGACCCGCTGCACCACCCTCAACAAGATGTGCGGTTCAGGTATGGAAGCGGCGATCCTCGCCCACGACATGCTCGTCGCCGGCAGCGCCGAAGTGGTGGTGGCTGGCGGTATGGAAAGCATGTCCAACGCGCCGTACCTGCTCGATCGTGCCCGCAGCGGCTTGCGCATGGGCCATGGCAAGGTGCTCGACCATATGTTCCTCGACGGCCTCGAAGACGCCTACGACAAGGGTCGCCTGATGGGCACATTTGCCGAAGACTGCGCCGAGACCAACGGCTACAGCCGTGAAGCCCAGGATGCCTTCGCCATCGCGTCCACCACCCGTGCCCAGCAAGCGATCAAGGACGGCAGCTTCGACGCCGAGATCGTGCCGGTGCAGGTCATGGTCGGCAAGGAACAGGTCACCATCCGTCACGACGAGCAGCCGCCCAAGGCGCGGATCGACAAGATCGCCACGCTCAAGCCGGCGTTCCGCGACGGTGGTACGGTAACGGCGGCCAACGCCAGCTCGATTTCCGATGGTGCCGCCGCCCTGGTGCTGATGCGCCAGAGCCAGGCGCAGCAGCGCGGTCTGAAACCGCTGGCGGTGATCCATGGCCATGCCGCGTTCGCCGACGCCCCGGGCCTGTTTCCCACGGCACCGATTGGTGCGGTGAAAAAACTACTGAGCAAGACCGGCTGGTCGCTGGACGAGGTCGATCTGTTCGAAGTCAACGAAGCTTTCGCCGTAGTCGGGTTGGTGACCATGGACAAGCTGGAAATTCCCCACGACAAGGTCAACGTCCACGGTGGTGCCTGTGCCCTGGGACATCCAATCGGTGCGTCCGGCGCGCGAATCCTGGTGACCCTGCTCTCGGCCCTGCGCCAGAAAGGCCTCAAGCGCGGCGTCGCGGCGATCTGCATCGGCGGCGGCGAAGCCACCGCCATGGCCGTTGAATGCCTGTACTGA